A portion of the Leifsonia sp. EB41 genome contains these proteins:
- a CDS encoding DUF6704 family protein, with protein sequence MSSESVDPGHGHSPAAWTAVIIMLIAFTIGAIAFFYDAPIVVWASAGLAIVGLIVGWVMKRAGYGVGGSKYTPKGH encoded by the coding sequence ATGAGCAGCGAGTCAGTCGATCCAGGCCACGGTCATTCGCCGGCGGCGTGGACGGCCGTGATCATCATGCTTATCGCCTTCACCATCGGCGCCATCGCGTTCTTCTACGACGCGCCGATCGTGGTGTGGGCCTCCGCCGGTCTGGCGATCGTCGGACTGATCGTCGGCTGGGTCATGAAGCGCGCGGGATACGGAGTGGGCGGCTCCAAGTACACCCCGAAGGGCCACTAG